The sequence AATCTGCTAAACCGCCAAAACCCAACAAATTGCGCTTTAACTATGCGTCCGGTATGAGTGTGCTCATCACACCGAACGACTTTTTGAAACCCAAGATGACGCCAGCAATGACGATTAGTTAATTTCTGCAACCCGATGGCATGCGACCAGACGACCTTCAAATTCAGCCAGTTCAGGTACTTCTTGCCGACACCGTTCAATTGCGTGCGGGCAACGATTATTGAAACTACAACCTGGCGGCGGCGCAAGTGGCGATGGCAATTCGCCCGGCAACATCAATTTTTCTTGACGCTGATTGGGATCAAGCCGTGGCGTGCTGGCGAGCAATGCTTTGGTGTAAGGATGTAATGGTCGACTAAAGATATCTTTTTTGTCGCCATGCTCAACCGCTTTACCCAAATACATCACCAAAACTTCATCAGCAATATGTTCTACCACCGATAGATTATGCGAGATAAACAGGTACGCGACACCACTTGCATCCTGCAAATCCATGAGCAAATTCAGCACTTGCGCCTGGATCGACACGTCCAGGGCCGATACCGGTTCGTCGGCAACGATCACTTTTGGATCGAGCATTAAAGCGCGGGCAATTGCCACGCGTTGGCGCTGACCACCGGAGAACATGTGCGGAAAGCGGTTGTAATGTTCTGGACGTAGTCCGACCTTGGCCATCATCGCCTGGGCTTTTTCTGCACGCTGCGATTTGCTGAAGTTTGTATTGATGATCAGCGGCTCTTCAAGCATGCTGCTGACCTTCTTACGCGGATTAAGGCTGGCGTAGGGGTTCTGAAATACCATTTGGACCAAGGGACGCACGCGCTTGAGAGTCGCACGATCAGCGTCGGCGATGTTGGCCCCGTCCATCCATAATTCGCCACCGGTCGGCGGTTCAATCATGGTGATCTGCCTTGCAAGTGTCGATTTTCCACACCCTGATTCGCCGACCACGGCCAGCGTCTTACCAGGAATGAGTGTGAACGAGACACCGTCAAGTGCTTTGGCGGTCGCTTTAGGCTTTAGCCAGCCTTGAGAAACGTTGTAATGTTTGCGGAGATTTTTGGCTTCCAACAAAATAGTGGGTTGGGTGATCGTTGGCGTAGTGCTCGTCATGGTGCCGTCCTGCTGGCTGTATTACTTTCTGGATTACTTACTGACTTATTGGCGGTCATATTATTCACTAATGCTTGCGACTGAACCGGCGGTGTCCAGCCATTGGTCGGCTGACCGGTACTATCGAGCGGAAAATGGCAGCGCACCTGCGATCCGGCTGCGCCCTTGAGAAGCGGACGCTCCTCAATACAGCGCGCGACGGCATAACGGCAGCGTGGACTCAACAGACAACCGGTCGGCCGATCGTAAAGACCGGGGACGACGCCAGGAATAGTCTGCAAGCGATCACGACCGATATTGTGTTCGGGCAGCGCGGCGAGTAGTGCTTGCGTATAAGGATGTTGCGGCGCCTGAAAAATCGTTGGAACCAATCCAGTTTCCAGCACTTGTCCGGCGTACATCACAACAACACGTTGCGCAGTTTGTGCCACCACGCTGAGATCATGGGTGATCAACATTAAAGCCATGCCACGATCACGCTGCAACTGAAGCAACAATTCCAACATTTGTGCCTGAACGGTGACGTCCAACGCGGTGGTCGGCTCATCGGCAATCAATAGGCGCGGATTACAAGCAATGGCAATCGCGACCATGACACGCTGACTCATACCACCGGATAGTTGATGCGGATAGGCGTCAAGGCGGCGTTCAGGATCAGGAATATCAACCTGCTTGAGCAACGCTAATGCGCGTTCACGCAGTTCTTTTTGCGAGCCGCCTTGATGCACGCGTAACGTTTCGATCAGTTGATAGGCGACGGTAAAGGATGGATTCAGGCTTGTCATCGGGTCCTGAAAAATCATTGCGATGTCTTTGCCTAACAGCTTCCGGCGCTCCTTTTGCGCCATCTTCAACAGATCACGGCCATCAAAAGCCATCTGCTCGGCATTTACACGCCCTGGATAATCGATCAGGCCCATCAATGCTAACGAAGTGACACTTTTGCCGGAACCGGACTCGCCGACGATACCGACGACTTCGCCGGCTTCAATCGTCAGATCAAGCCCATCGACGGCGGTGAATGGTGAACTGGTTGATCCGAACTGAACACTAAGATTTTTAATTTCTAGCAATGCCATGGCTACTCGCTTTGTTTGGTTTGTCATCAACGCTTCAATTTTGGATCGAGCGCATCGCGCAACCCGTCACCCATCAAATTGAACGCAAGCACCGAGACCAGAATGGCTAATCCGGGGAAGGTCACAACCCACCATGCGCTTTGAATAAACTCCAGCGCACTAGCAAGCATCGATCCCCATTCCGGGGTCGGTGGTTGCGCACCGAGCCCGAGAAAGCCCAGTGCCGCAGCATCAAGAATAGCCGTAGAAAATCCTAAAGTAGCTTGTACGATGAGTGGCGCAGCACAATTCGGCAACACGCAATTGAACATGATGCGCGCGGTTCCTGCACCAGCAATACGCGATGCGCTGACATAATCTTTAGATAGTTCACCAATGACAGCGGCCCGCGTTTGGCGCGCATAGTGCGGCAACATGACGATCGCGATCGCATACATGGCGTTCATCAATCCGGGCCCAAGAATGGCGACCACCGCGACCGCCAGCAGCAAACTGGGTAACGCGAGCATGATGTCCATCAAACGCATAATCGCCACTTCGACTACACCACGGAAGTAACCCGCCATCAGGCCGAGAACAATGCCGAGCACCAATGACAATGAGACCGAGACCAGTCCAATCACCAACGACAAACGCGCACCGTGAATCAAACGCGACAACATATCGCGGCCTACCGGATCGGTGCCGAGCAAAAACTTGGCAGACCCACCGGCTTGCCACACAGGCGGTACCAAAGTCGCGTCACGAAATTGTTCGATGGGAGAATGCGGTGCGATCACGTCGGCAAACAGGGCCGCCAGTATGATAATGAACACAACAGCCAAGCCGATGACTGCGCCGCGATTTTGGCTGAAGTAACCCCAAAATTCTCGCAACGCATGAGGAGGCGCGGTGATTGTCTCTTTTTTTGGCGCTTGCGCCGGAAGAGTGATCGAATTAGTGGTCGTCTCGTTCATGAGTTGTGCCGTATACGAGGGTTGATCACGCCGTACAACAGGTCGACGACCAGATTGACGATGATAATAATGGTAGCGGAAAGCAAAATCCCGCCTTGGACTACCGGATAATCACGACGCTGAATAGCGCCGACCAGCCACTTACCAATACCTGGCCAAGAGAAAATAGTCTCCGTCAAAATGGCACCGGCCAGCAGCGTTCCGACTTGCAGGCCAATCACGGTCACAACCGGAATCAATGCGTTTCGCAACGCATGAATGCCAATCACGCGCCAAGGTGACAACCCTTTTGCGCGTGCGGTGCGAACATAATCCTCACGCAAAACTTCCAGCATCGCTGAGCGCGTCATACGCGCAATCACTGCAAGCGGAATAGTACCGAGAGCAATCGTCGGCAATATCAGATGCGACACCGCTGATTTAAACGCACCGGGATCACCCGCCAACAAACTATCGATCAGCATGAATCCGGTCACCTGCGGAATATCGAACAACAGATCGATCCGCCCAGAAACCGGCGTCCAGCCTAACGTGACAGAAAACAGCAAAATTAATAGTAACGCCCACCAAAATACGGGCATTGAATAACCGGTGAGCGACGCGCCCATGACGGAGTAATCAAGCACGGTATTGCGTTTGACTGCGGCAAGAATGCCAGCCGGAACGCCAATCACAAGGGCTAACAACATCGCGCAAGTGGAGAGTTCCAGCGTTGCAGGAAATAAGGTCAAAAATTCGGTGAGTACAGATTCATGTGTAGTGACCGATATGCCGAGATTGCCATGAAACACCTGTCCCAGATAAGAAAAATATTGCACATACAATGGCTGATCGAGACCGAACTCTTTCATCATCTGTGCGTATCGAACGGGGTCCATCCCACGCTCACCCGATATCGCTTCGACGACGTTACCGGGGATCATGTGAATCAATAAAAACACAAGCAGCGTGATGCCAAGAAAGGTCGGAATGACCAAACCTGCGCGCCGCAAGAGAAATCCAAACATAGGAAATACCTATTCAATAAAAAGACAACCGCTTAAAAGTGCGTAAAGACTTGTGGGTTTATGCCACCTTTTTCTGGCCTATGCAGCCTCTTTGGCCTAAGTGCCCTATTGTGACCACCCAGAAAAATATGTAAAGAAATACTAACCGGTTAAAAACAGATTAGAAACAATAAAAGAATCAGACAATGAATAAAAAAGGTAGGCTCAATCTTGTCTGGTTCGGGCGCGGATCAACACGTAGACGTTTTTTGTGAAACGACCAAATGGAAATCCGCGCACATTGACGCTACAGTTTTTTTAAATCGCTTTAAATCGTTTTAATCGCTTTAATGGTCTTACTTGACGATATCAACTTTATCAAAAAAGAAACTATATGGCGTTGCCGGAATCTTAAAACCAACAACATTCTTGCGAACGGGTACAAATCCAACCGAGTGAGCGATGTCGATCCAAGGTGCCTCTTCGTGCGCAATCACCTGGGCTTTTTCATATAAAGTAGCACGATCGCTCTGCTTTGAAACCAGCTTGGCCTTTTGAATCAACGCATCAAAATCTTTATCGCACCAGCGTGACGCGTTGCCGCCACCTTTGACGCCATCGCAACTCAACAAATTGCCGAAGAAGTTATCCGGATCGCCGTTATCACCCGACCAGCCAAACATCATCGATTGTTGATCGCCCTGCTTGCTGCGCTTTAGATATTCGCCCCATTCATAAGTCGTCAGTTTGACTTTGACGCCGATTTTTGCCCAATCTGCCTGGATCAATTCACCGATACGTTTGCCATCCGGATTATAAGGACGCTGGACCGGCAAATACCACATCTCGATTTCTGCACCATTTGGATAGCCTGCCTTTGTCAGCAGCTCTTTAGCTTTTTTCAAATCGTACGGGTAATCTTTAACCTTGTCGTTGTAAGACCACAGGGTTGGCGGAATCGGATTTTTTGCTACCTGACCAGCACCTTGGTAGACCGTTTTAAGGATTGTTTCCTTGTCGATTGCCATGCTCAAGGCTTGCCGCACGAGCTTGTTATCGAAAGGTTTTTTCTCAACATTAAAAGCAATATAACCAATGTTCATGCCTGGTTTTGAAATCAGATTGATATTTTTATCTGCTTTCATTGAAGCCAAATCTGCCGGTTTTGGGTAAGACATTACCTGACATTCATTGGCCTTCAGCTTGGCATAACGTACCGATGCATCAGGCGTGATCGCATAAATCAGATTGTCAATTTTTGGACGTCCGCCCCAATAAGAATCGAAGGCTTTGTAGCGAATAACGGCATCTTTTTGATATGACACAAATTCAAATGGTCCGGTCCCAATCGGCTCGCGATCAAGAATTTCACGGGTACCGGCTTTTTGCAATTGCGCAGCATATTCTTCTGAATAGATTGAGGCGAAATACATGACCAGATCGGCGAGGAATGGCGATTCAGGATGCTTGAGTTTGAAGCGGACGGTGCTGTCATCAACCTTTTCAACTTTGTCGATGATGTTGTTGAGGCCCATGTCGAGGTAATAACCAAAAGTCTGACCGCGCTCCAATGTGTGAAATGGATTTGCAGGATTGCCCATGCGATCAAAAGTGAACACGACGTCGTCAGCATTGAAGTCGCGCGTTGGTTTAAATTTAGCGCTGCTGTGAAACTTCACGCCTTTACGTAGTTTAAAGGTGTAAATAGTACCGTCATCCGAGATGGTCCAGGACTCTGCCAATGCTGGTTTAATGGTGGTCGTTCCCATTTCAAATTCAACCAGGCGATTAAACATGGGGCTAGCAGAAGCGTCAAAAGTGGTGCCGGTGGTATACAACTGCGGACTAAAACCTTCTGGGCTAGCTTCAGAGCAAAAGACCAGTGTTTTTTTGGCTTGCGCTGAAGCCAATCCCGCACAAACGCTTAGCACAGCGACTAAGCTGAGTTTGGCAACAAATTTTCCATTTTTCATTATTCATCTCTTCCAAGGTTAATAGTGCAATGTCGTAACATTGACAGGATGCTGCTCGACAAATAACAGGTGTTCAACGCCTATTGTTTTTTATTTACATCGCCATGATGGCTTCCACTTCTTCGCAAGTTTTAGGAATTGCCGGGCCCAATACACGCGAACCAGTTGGCGTCACCAAAACATTATCTTCAATTCGGATACCACCAAAATCCATGTATTCGACAAAACGATCATAATTAATCAGATCAGCATAACGTCCGTCAAGGCCTTCTGCCCTCCACTGTTTGATGAGCTCTGGAATAAAATATATCCCAGGTTCAACCGTGACGACCATGCCAGCGACCAACGGTTTTGCCATACGCAAATTGCGCATGCCAAACAACTCGCTGCGGATCACACTGGCATCGTAACCGACTGCCGTCTCACCCAGCCCTTCCATATCGTGTACGTCCAATCCGATTTGATGACCAAGGCCATGCGGGAAGCAAATCGCATAAGCGCCAGAATCCACGATTTGATGCGGATCACCTTTAAAAAATCCAAGTGTCGACAAACCCGTGACGATCTCCGTTGCCGCTAATTTGTGAAGCGCAAGATACGGCACACCGGGTCTGATCGCTTTGATGGCACTTACCTGAGCGGACAAAACGATCTCATAGACGGCCCGCTGACGTGGGCTAAACTTTCCGCCTACGGGGATAGTTCGGGTGATATCCGAGGCGTAACCCAATGCGCTGGAGACACCTGAGTCGTTCACGACTAAATCACCTGCAGCTAGTTTTTGCGCATGATCGCGACTGTGCAGTATCTCGCCATGTCGCGTAAA is a genomic window of Glaciimonas sp. CA11.2 containing:
- a CDS encoding peptide ABC transporter ATP-binding protein, yielding MTSTTPTITQPTILLEAKNLRKHYNVSQGWLKPKATAKALDGVSFTLIPGKTLAVVGESGCGKSTLARQITMIEPPTGGELWMDGANIADADRATLKRVRPLVQMVFQNPYASLNPRKKVSSMLEEPLIINTNFSKSQRAEKAQAMMAKVGLRPEHYNRFPHMFSGGQRQRVAIARALMLDPKVIVADEPVSALDVSIQAQVLNLLMDLQDASGVAYLFISHNLSVVEHIADEVLVMYLGKAVEHGDKKDIFSRPLHPYTKALLASTPRLDPNQRQEKLMLPGELPSPLAPPPGCSFNNRCPHAIERCRQEVPELAEFEGRLVACHRVAEIN
- a CDS encoding oligopeptide/dipeptide ABC transporter ATP-binding protein, which produces MALLEIKNLSVQFGSTSSPFTAVDGLDLTIEAGEVVGIVGESGSGKSVTSLALMGLIDYPGRVNAEQMAFDGRDLLKMAQKERRKLLGKDIAMIFQDPMTSLNPSFTVAYQLIETLRVHQGGSQKELRERALALLKQVDIPDPERRLDAYPHQLSGGMSQRVMVAIAIACNPRLLIADEPTTALDVTVQAQMLELLLQLQRDRGMALMLITHDLSVVAQTAQRVVVMYAGQVLETGLVPTIFQAPQHPYTQALLAALPEHNIGRDRLQTIPGVVPGLYDRPTGCLLSPRCRYAVARCIEERPLLKGAAGSQVRCHFPLDSTGQPTNGWTPPVQSQALVNNMTANKSVSNPESNTASRTAP
- a CDS encoding ABC transporter permease subunit: MNETTTNSITLPAQAPKKETITAPPHALREFWGYFSQNRGAVIGLAVVFIIILAALFADVIAPHSPIEQFRDATLVPPVWQAGGSAKFLLGTDPVGRDMLSRLIHGARLSLVIGLVSVSLSLVLGIVLGLMAGYFRGVVEVAIMRLMDIMLALPSLLLAVAVVAILGPGLMNAMYAIAIVMLPHYARQTRAAVIGELSKDYVSASRIAGAGTARIMFNCVLPNCAAPLIVQATLGFSTAILDAAALGFLGLGAQPPTPEWGSMLASALEFIQSAWWVVTFPGLAILVSVLAFNLMGDGLRDALDPKLKR
- a CDS encoding ABC transporter permease subunit; this encodes MFGFLLRRAGLVIPTFLGITLLVFLLIHMIPGNVVEAISGERGMDPVRYAQMMKEFGLDQPLYVQYFSYLGQVFHGNLGISVTTHESVLTEFLTLFPATLELSTCAMLLALVIGVPAGILAAVKRNTVLDYSVMGASLTGYSMPVFWWALLLILLFSVTLGWTPVSGRIDLLFDIPQVTGFMLIDSLLAGDPGAFKSAVSHLILPTIALGTIPLAVIARMTRSAMLEVLREDYVRTARAKGLSPWRVIGIHALRNALIPVVTVIGLQVGTLLAGAILTETIFSWPGIGKWLVGAIQRRDYPVVQGGILLSATIIIIVNLVVDLLYGVINPRIRHNS
- a CDS encoding ABC transporter substrate-binding protein; the protein is MKNGKFVAKLSLVAVLSVCAGLASAQAKKTLVFCSEASPEGFSPQLYTTGTTFDASASPMFNRLVEFEMGTTTIKPALAESWTISDDGTIYTFKLRKGVKFHSSAKFKPTRDFNADDVVFTFDRMGNPANPFHTLERGQTFGYYLDMGLNNIIDKVEKVDDSTVRFKLKHPESPFLADLVMYFASIYSEEYAAQLQKAGTREILDREPIGTGPFEFVSYQKDAVIRYKAFDSYWGGRPKIDNLIYAITPDASVRYAKLKANECQVMSYPKPADLASMKADKNINLISKPGMNIGYIAFNVEKKPFDNKLVRQALSMAIDKETILKTVYQGAGQVAKNPIPPTLWSYNDKVKDYPYDLKKAKELLTKAGYPNGAEIEMWYLPVQRPYNPDGKRIGELIQADWAKIGVKVKLTTYEWGEYLKRSKQGDQQSMMFGWSGDNGDPDNFFGNLLSCDGVKGGGNASRWCDKDFDALIQKAKLVSKQSDRATLYEKAQVIAHEEAPWIDIAHSVGFVPVRKNVVGFKIPATPYSFFFDKVDIVK
- a CDS encoding aminopeptidase P family protein, which translates into the protein MFESTQYATRRQKLRQQFSSGLLLLPGNANASMNYPHNHYAFRQDSSFSYFFGLDQPDLVGVIDIDSGVDFLFGDDPDIEEVVWTGQQPSLVALAATVGIIFSNATDAIKAVRPANALHAMIAEARSKGQTIHYLPPYRGESTLMMSRLLDLTPDQICAGVSSSLIAAIIGLREIKEEEEIAEMERALVITKEMHIAAMQQSKPGIFEYQVVGTIEGIMRGVDLLGAYPVIFTRHGEILHSRDHAQKLAAGDLVVNDSGVSSALGYASDITRTIPVGGKFSPRQRAVYEIVLSAQVSAIKAIRPGVPYLALHKLAATEIVTGLSTLGFFKGDPHQIVDSGAYAICFPHGLGHQIGLDVHDMEGLGETAVGYDASVIRSELFGMRNLRMAKPLVAGMVVTVEPGIYFIPELIKQWRAEGLDGRYADLINYDRFVEYMDFGGIRIEDNVLVTPTGSRVLGPAIPKTCEEVEAIMAM